From Lysobacter auxotrophicus, the proteins below share one genomic window:
- a CDS encoding glycoside hydrolase family 43 protein: protein MSVRMTLLSATLLMTLGASAQAAEPATFRNPLLPSGPDPWIVRDGGTYYYMATRGDRLTIRKTSDLTRLADAPETTVWTPPASGPNAQSIWAPELHRIDGKWYLYYTAAASGHDDDAHRGIFVLENAGSDPAQGQWVDRGQLKTEHTGIDGTTFVHEGKRYFVYSPYVGPDSVLSIVAMATPWTLSGKETIIARPDQSWERQGGRQILEGPEYLAGPNGDLFLTYSGSACWSDDYAIGLLHAAPGSDPLRAESWRKSPRPVLAKDAQQGVYAPGHNGFFEAADGTTWIVYHANPGPDMKCTAKRSPRMQPVQWNAEGHPVFGSPAGASTTLKAPATP, encoded by the coding sequence ATGTCCGTCCGCATGACGCTGTTGTCCGCCACGCTGCTGATGACGCTTGGCGCGTCCGCCCAGGCCGCGGAGCCGGCGACCTTCCGCAATCCGCTGCTGCCGTCCGGGCCGGACCCGTGGATCGTGCGCGACGGCGGCACCTACTACTACATGGCCACGCGTGGCGACCGGCTCACGATCCGCAAGACCTCCGACCTCACGCGACTGGCCGACGCGCCCGAAACCACGGTGTGGACCCCGCCGGCGAGCGGCCCGAACGCGCAGTCGATATGGGCGCCGGAGCTGCATCGCATCGACGGCAAGTGGTACCTGTATTACACCGCCGCCGCGAGCGGCCACGACGACGATGCGCATCGCGGCATTTTCGTCCTGGAGAACGCCGGCAGTGATCCGGCGCAGGGGCAATGGGTCGATCGCGGGCAGCTGAAGACCGAACACACCGGCATCGACGGCACCACGTTCGTGCACGAAGGCAAGCGCTATTTCGTGTACTCGCCGTACGTCGGCCCGGACAGCGTCCTCTCAATCGTCGCAATGGCGACCCCGTGGACGCTCAGCGGGAAGGAAACGATCATCGCGCGCCCCGACCAATCGTGGGAGCGCCAGGGCGGTCGACAGATCCTCGAGGGGCCGGAGTACCTGGCCGGGCCGAACGGCGATCTGTTCCTCACCTATTCCGGCAGCGCGTGCTGGTCGGACGACTACGCGATCGGCCTGCTGCACGCCGCGCCAGGAAGCGATCCGCTACGCGCCGAGTCGTGGCGCAAATCGCCGCGACCGGTGCTCGCGAAGGACGCACAGCAAGGCGTCTACGCGCCGGGCCACAACGGCTTCTTCGAAGCGGCTGACGGCACGACGTGGATCGTCTACCACGCCAATCCCGGGCCCGACATGAAATGCACCGCGAAGCGTTCGCCGCGCATGCAGCCGGTGCAATGGAACGCCGAAGGCCACCCCGTGTTCGGCAGCCCGGCTGGCGCGTCGACCACCCTGAAGGCGCCCGCTACGCCTTGA
- a CDS encoding efflux transporter outer membrane subunit → MVRHAAIATALLLAGCNLAPTYERPPATIESRFPAAATAGVQPAANAAQLHWSAFFADPVLREYVGLALENNRDLGAATARIAQAQAQFRIQRSQQFPALDATAAGQRQRGPVSPVEGAPRVTVDSVAVQVAVPAFELDFWGRVANLSEAARRQYLATVEAQRAFRLSLISNVASTYYAIRSSEEGIVLAEASLQSRNETLELARIRMEAGVTSSIDYNQAYALVAQAQTQLAQLHRSRELAQHRLQVLVGVPLPDPLPPGLRVEAAIQAQPLAPGLPSELLENRPDLRLAEERLRAANANIGAARALYLPTIALTGAGGYASSELSNLVSDPNRVWSFGIGAVLPIFDWGRRRAAVNLAKATRDELELQYQSAAQNAFREVADGLSAEQRNREQIQAQELTVRIQRELADTAQARYEVGLTPYLEVLDAQRNLFSAEQGLLQLRASALQDRVNLYTALGGGDDTIDSAAYGERVTGQAAGPRLGE, encoded by the coding sequence GTGGTTAGGCACGCGGCCATCGCGACGGCGTTGCTGCTCGCCGGCTGCAACCTCGCGCCGACGTACGAGCGGCCGCCGGCGACGATCGAATCGCGCTTTCCCGCGGCCGCGACCGCGGGCGTGCAACCAGCCGCCAATGCCGCGCAGCTGCACTGGTCCGCGTTCTTCGCCGATCCGGTGCTGCGCGAGTACGTCGGCCTCGCGCTGGAAAACAACCGCGATCTCGGCGCCGCCACCGCGCGCATCGCGCAGGCGCAGGCGCAGTTCCGCATCCAGCGCAGCCAGCAGTTCCCGGCGCTGGACGCCACGGCCGCCGGCCAGCGCCAGCGCGGTCCGGTGTCGCCCGTGGAAGGCGCGCCGCGCGTCACCGTGGACAGCGTCGCGGTGCAGGTCGCCGTGCCCGCATTCGAGCTGGATTTCTGGGGCCGCGTGGCGAACCTCAGCGAAGCCGCGCGCCGGCAGTACCTCGCGACGGTGGAAGCGCAGCGTGCGTTCCGCCTGTCGCTGATCTCCAACGTCGCCAGCACGTACTACGCGATCCGCTCGAGCGAGGAGGGCATCGTGCTCGCCGAAGCGTCGCTGCAAAGCCGCAACGAGACGCTCGAACTGGCGCGCATCCGCATGGAAGCCGGCGTCACCTCGTCCATCGATTACAACCAGGCCTACGCGCTGGTCGCGCAGGCGCAGACGCAGCTGGCGCAGCTGCATCGCAGTCGCGAGCTGGCCCAGCATCGGCTGCAGGTGCTGGTCGGCGTTCCGCTTCCCGACCCGTTGCCGCCCGGCCTGCGCGTCGAAGCGGCCATCCAGGCGCAGCCGCTCGCACCGGGCCTGCCGTCGGAACTGCTGGAGAACCGCCCCGATCTCCGCCTCGCCGAAGAGCGCCTTCGCGCCGCCAACGCGAACATCGGCGCGGCGCGTGCGCTGTACCTGCCGACCATCGCGCTCACCGGCGCCGGCGGTTACGCGTCGAGCGAGCTGTCGAACCTGGTGAGCGATCCCAATCGCGTCTGGTCGTTCGGCATCGGCGCGGTGCTGCCGATCTTCGACTGGGGGCGCCGCCGCGCCGCGGTGAACCTCGCGAAGGCCACGCGCGACGAGCTGGAACTGCAGTACCAGTCGGCGGCGCAGAACGCCTTCCGGGAAGTCGCCGACGGCCTGAGCGCCGAACAGCGCAACCGCGAGCAGATCCAGGCGCAGGAACTCACCGTCCGCATCCAGCGCGAGCTGGCCGACACCGCACAGGCGCGGTATGAAGTCGGCCTGACGCCGTACCTGGAAGTGCTCGACGCGCAACGCAACCTGTTCAGCGCCGAACAGGGCCTGCTGCAATTGCGCGCTTCCGCGCTGCAGGACCGCGTCAACCTGTACACCGCACTGGGCGGCGGCGACGACACGATCGACAGCGCCGCCTACGGCGAGCGCGTGACCGGACAGGCCGCAGGGCCCCGGCTCGGCGAATAG
- a CDS encoding choice-of-anchor Q domain-containing protein: MVAHRLRIALAALLLAGAPSIATAATRVVTNCNDAGAGSLRNAIAVAQSGDNIDLLRLTCTRIALTTGELVVPQASLTLLGRGRDEILLDANTRGRAIRHTGTGTLRVYRMTVANGRYASAFADGGCITSAGAVELISSRIHHCQAIATDGLEPWGIGGAVHAVDVLLAHTSAYANLADGGTGGAVHGWGHVNLYYSQVTGNSAYEAGGVQGHSVAVTYSSIRNNLATRGGGLRVLGRDAVPMSLLVNKSTIAQNRATTSGGGIEVGGVTYGVLIVDSTLADNIADSTPGAWLPAGARIHNSTIAGNEEWQTWQCGGALQPGGDLELVSTIVAENYCAGGPAVDIGQIYYQGAITGSNNLVNRSLAPLPPDTIMSDRVLLGPLRDNGGPTLTRAPEYGSAALDQGSNPMNLQYDQRGAGYPRTRGLPDIGAVERELPND; encoded by the coding sequence ATGGTCGCGCATCGTCTTCGCATCGCCCTGGCTGCGCTGCTCCTCGCCGGCGCCCCTTCGATCGCAACCGCCGCCACGCGCGTGGTGACCAACTGCAACGATGCAGGCGCCGGCAGCCTGCGCAACGCGATTGCCGTCGCGCAGAGCGGCGACAACATCGACCTGCTGCGTCTGACGTGCACGCGCATCGCCCTGACGACGGGCGAGCTGGTGGTTCCGCAGGCCTCGCTCACGCTGCTCGGCCGCGGTCGCGACGAGATCCTGCTCGACGCGAACACCCGCGGTCGCGCGATCCGGCACACCGGCACGGGCACGCTGCGCGTGTATCGCATGACCGTCGCCAACGGCCGCTACGCGTCCGCGTTCGCCGACGGCGGCTGCATCACGTCCGCCGGCGCGGTGGAACTCATCAGCTCGCGCATCCACCATTGCCAGGCGATCGCCACCGACGGCCTGGAGCCGTGGGGCATCGGCGGCGCCGTGCACGCGGTCGACGTGCTGCTGGCGCACACCTCGGCGTACGCGAACCTCGCCGACGGCGGCACCGGCGGCGCGGTGCACGGGTGGGGGCACGTCAACCTGTATTACAGCCAGGTCACGGGCAACTCCGCCTACGAGGCGGGCGGCGTGCAGGGCCACTCGGTGGCCGTCACCTATTCGTCGATCCGCAACAACCTCGCCACGCGCGGCGGCGGCCTGAGGGTGCTGGGCCGCGATGCGGTGCCGATGAGCCTGCTGGTGAACAAGAGCACCATCGCGCAGAACCGCGCCACCACGTCCGGCGGTGGCATCGAGGTCGGCGGCGTCACCTACGGCGTGCTGATCGTCGACAGCACGCTTGCCGACAACATCGCCGACAGCACGCCCGGCGCGTGGTTGCCCGCCGGTGCCCGCATCCACAACAGCACCATCGCCGGCAACGAGGAATGGCAGACGTGGCAGTGCGGCGGCGCGCTCCAGCCCGGAGGCGATCTCGAACTGGTGAGCACGATCGTCGCGGAGAACTACTGCGCCGGCGGCCCGGCCGTCGACATCGGGCAGATCTACTACCAGGGCGCGATCACCGGGTCGAACAACCTCGTCAACCGCTCGCTGGCGCCCTTGCCGCCGGACACGATCATGAGCGACCGCGTGCTGCTGGGCCCGTTGCGCGACAACGGCGGCCCGACACTGACGCGCGCGCCGGAGTACGGCAGCGCGGCGCTCGACCAGGGCAGCAACCCGATGAACCTGCAGTACGACCAGCGCGGCGCGGGGTATCCGCGCACACGCGGTTTGCCCGATATCGGCGCTGTCGAACGGGAGCTGCCCAACGACTGA
- a CDS encoding MarC family NAAT transporter, which yields MWELLKAVGMGLAMLLPLTNPVSTVAVMLGLSRGMSDRERRRQATLCSIYVFVIMAIAFYAGQAVMGVFGITISGLRIAGGLIVGYIGFRMLFPDERDAPEVEHRNEEIQLHQKRDIAFIPLAMPTTAGPGTIALLIGTAATMSDERPFSPWVMQVAPVLVFVLVSVILLLCLRSASTIIRLLGQSGVEALSRLMGFLLACMGVQFVINGVLDIIRDYPLVN from the coding sequence ATGTGGGAGTTGCTGAAGGCGGTGGGCATGGGGCTGGCGATGCTCCTGCCGCTCACCAACCCGGTTTCCACCGTCGCGGTGATGCTGGGCCTGTCGCGCGGCATGAGCGATCGCGAACGCAGGCGCCAGGCGACGCTCTGCTCGATCTACGTCTTCGTGATCATGGCAATCGCGTTCTACGCCGGCCAGGCGGTGATGGGCGTGTTCGGCATCACCATCTCCGGCCTGCGCATCGCAGGCGGGTTGATCGTGGGGTACATCGGTTTCCGCATGCTCTTCCCCGACGAGCGCGACGCGCCCGAAGTCGAGCACCGCAACGAGGAAATCCAGCTCCACCAGAAGCGCGACATTGCGTTCATCCCACTGGCGATGCCGACCACCGCCGGGCCGGGCACCATCGCGCTGCTCATCGGCACCGCGGCCACGATGTCGGACGAACGACCGTTCTCGCCGTGGGTGATGCAGGTGGCCCCGGTGCTGGTATTCGTGCTGGTCAGCGTGATCCTGCTGCTGTGCCTGCGCAGCGCGAGCACGATCATCCGCCTGCTGGGCCAGAGCGGCGTGGAAGCCCTGTCGCGGCTGATGGGTTTCCTGCTCGCCTGCATGGGCGTGCAGTTCGTCATCAACGGCGTGCTCGACATCATCCGCGACTATCCGCTGGTGAACTGA
- a CDS encoding 2-dehydro-3-deoxygalactonokinase yields MSDTSDSFIGINWGSSNFRAHLIASDGTVLDSLEAPAGVATVQRDGMVEMAARVRTRWPHATRVYAAGMIGSNVGWTDAGYVHCPAGFDRLCDGLVPTRMGELALRIVPGLACVRERDGAPDIMRGEETELLGLHAGGDLGDAPLVALPGTHTKWVRIEDGRVIEFMTAMSGEIYDRLTAAGLLASIVEGPGEDGDAFRDGVRTSASRTLGLGALLFGARARVIRGLLPKADASAYLRGLLIGSEIADALALFPRGDDVAIPLVGSPAVCALYAAALEELGIASRTVASAQAIARGFVEIDARVRAR; encoded by the coding sequence ATGAGCGACACCTCCGACTCCTTCATCGGCATCAACTGGGGCAGCTCGAACTTCCGCGCCCACCTCATCGCGTCGGACGGCACGGTGCTCGATTCGCTTGAAGCGCCCGCAGGCGTGGCGACGGTGCAGCGCGACGGCATGGTCGAGATGGCCGCACGCGTCCGCACGCGATGGCCGCATGCCACACGCGTCTACGCCGCCGGGATGATCGGCTCGAACGTCGGCTGGACCGACGCCGGCTACGTGCACTGCCCGGCCGGCTTCGACCGGTTGTGCGACGGGCTCGTGCCCACGCGGATGGGCGAGCTCGCGTTGCGCATCGTCCCGGGCCTGGCGTGCGTGCGCGAGCGCGACGGCGCGCCGGACATCATGCGCGGCGAGGAAACCGAACTGCTCGGCCTGCACGCCGGTGGCGATCTGGGCGACGCCCCGCTCGTCGCGCTGCCGGGCACGCACACCAAATGGGTGCGCATCGAAGACGGGCGCGTGATCGAGTTCATGACGGCGATGTCGGGCGAAATCTACGACCGGCTTACCGCCGCGGGGCTGCTCGCGTCGATCGTCGAGGGACCCGGCGAGGACGGCGATGCGTTCCGCGACGGCGTCCGCACGAGCGCATCGCGCACGCTCGGACTAGGCGCGCTCCTGTTCGGTGCGCGTGCGCGGGTGATTCGCGGGCTGCTGCCGAAGGCGGACGCCAGCGCGTACCTGCGCGGGCTGTTGATCGGCTCGGAAATCGCCGATGCGCTGGCCCTGTTTCCGCGCGGCGACGACGTTGCGATTCCCCTGGTGGGTTCGCCTGCGGTGTGCGCGCTGTATGCGGCGGCGCTGGAGGAACTGGGGATCGCGTCGCGCACGGTGGCGTCGGCCCAGGCGATCGCGCGCGGGTTCGTGGAGATCGATGCGCGCGTCCGCGCTCGCTGA
- a CDS encoding TIGR00645 family protein: MARQLLSRSLFDARWLMVPFYLGLVVALAALLFVFVRELVHGLLAIGGMTPTDAILLALALIDLSLVANLLLIVTLAGYENFVGRVDSGRETRPSWMGTVDFAGMKIKLMGSITAISAIALLRIFMKLEEGTTIDERTLLWMTVIHGALILSALVLSISDRIAEHRRVVPPAA, from the coding sequence ATGGCAAGGCAGCTGCTGTCCCGCAGTCTCTTCGACGCCCGCTGGCTGATGGTGCCGTTCTACCTGGGCCTCGTCGTCGCGCTTGCGGCCTTGCTGTTCGTGTTCGTGCGCGAACTCGTGCATGGCCTGCTCGCCATCGGCGGCATGACGCCGACCGACGCGATCCTCCTCGCACTGGCCCTCATCGACCTGTCGCTGGTGGCGAACCTGTTGCTGATCGTCACCCTCGCCGGCTACGAGAACTTCGTCGGGCGCGTGGATTCCGGCCGCGAAACGCGGCCTTCGTGGATGGGCACCGTCGATTTCGCCGGCATGAAGATCAAGCTGATGGGCTCGATCACCGCGATCTCCGCCATCGCATTGCTGCGCATCTTCATGAAGCTGGAAGAAGGCACCACGATCGACGAGCGCACGTTGTTGTGGATGACGGTGATCCACGGCGCGCTGATCCTGTCCGCGCTCGTGCTCAGCATCTCCGACCGCATCGCCGAACACCGCAGGGTGGTGCCGCCAGCCGCCTGA
- a CDS encoding multidrug efflux RND transporter permease subunit encodes MSSFFVYRPVFAWVVALFAILFGGLALRGLAVEQYPDVAPPSLNISATFIGADATTLDRTVTSVIEQELNGVDGFLHMSSTSRANGTASIRLTFRTGTDLDVARSQVQDRIARVEPRLPEEVRQMGVRVTESATGFLMLIALQSTGGVRDALELGDFASTRIADELRRLNGVGDVTLFGSGYAMRIWLDREKLVSYGLSAAEVMAAVREQNSQTAGGGIGLQPLAAGTETTAQIVMRGRFTTAEQFRQVIVRATPDAATVRLGDVARVELGKDTYAFSLALNGTQTAGLAVSLTSGANALATATAVRHRMAQLETTFPPDIQWTTPFDTTPFITESVNSVFVTMVQSMVLVSIVVLLFLQSWRTMFLPTLVVPISLIGACVGLMMFGVSINLLSLFAMVVAIGILNDDAIVIVENVQRIMVEDNLEAREATAKAMEQLTGAIVATTLVLLAVFIPMGFFPGSTGGIYRQFAVTLSVSLVVSTILSLTLAPAICGAMLRRPDDAPKRRHLGHRLFDAVNHGLERSSAAYGRVVGKMLARPVPWIAGFVLAVVATGLLYARLPGGFLPTEDQGYLFVAYNGAPGSTMQRTQQAIDQAERVMKAQPEVRNVVSVIGFSFFGQGQGVGMSFVDLHPWAERGGAQHRAMALAQRLNVAMASIPQAQVFALNPPPIQALGNASGFSMAIEDRGGAGSQAVQAGAMAIVMQAAGNPRLAGVRPESMPLAPQLQVEIDRTKARSLGLQLSQVNQALAIMFGSAYVNDFVHQGSVSRVFLQAQADQRMRPEDIASLRLVNAQGGSVPVSAFTRTRWTTGAQQIDRYNGFLSATVSGQAAPGVSSGTALREMEGIAARALPSGMGFEWTGTAREEKEAGSQVAMLLGLSFLVAFLLLAALYESWSTPVAVMLVVPLGVLGAVLFTMVRGMSADVYFNVGLITIIGLAAKNAILIVQFALDEEARGVDLLTAVQQAAAQRLRPILMTSLTFLVGMLPLVFATGAGAASRQAVGTGVLGSMFTATALGIFYTPLFYFLIRRWLQRRRDAAVPKAARDAGVGAGG; translated from the coding sequence ATGAGCAGCTTCTTCGTCTACCGGCCGGTGTTCGCGTGGGTGGTGGCGCTGTTCGCCATCCTGTTCGGCGGCCTGGCGCTGCGCGGGCTGGCGGTGGAGCAGTATCCCGACGTCGCGCCGCCGTCGCTCAACATCTCGGCGACCTTCATCGGCGCCGACGCGACGACGCTCGATCGCACCGTGACCTCGGTGATCGAACAGGAACTCAACGGCGTGGACGGCTTCCTGCACATGTCCTCGACCAGCCGCGCGAACGGCACCGCGTCGATCCGCCTGACGTTCCGCACCGGCACGGACCTGGACGTCGCGCGTTCGCAGGTGCAGGACCGCATCGCGCGCGTGGAGCCGCGCCTGCCGGAGGAAGTGCGGCAGATGGGCGTGCGCGTGACCGAATCGGCGACGGGCTTCCTCATGCTGATCGCGCTGCAATCCACGGGAGGCGTGCGCGACGCGCTGGAACTGGGCGACTTCGCCTCCACGCGCATCGCCGACGAGCTGCGGCGCCTCAACGGCGTGGGCGACGTGACGCTGTTTGGTTCCGGCTACGCGATGCGGATCTGGCTCGATCGCGAGAAGCTGGTGAGCTACGGGTTGTCCGCCGCCGAAGTGATGGCCGCGGTGCGCGAACAGAACTCGCAGACGGCCGGCGGCGGCATCGGCCTGCAGCCGCTCGCCGCCGGCACCGAGACCACCGCGCAGATCGTCATGCGCGGGCGCTTCACCACCGCCGAGCAGTTCCGGCAGGTGATCGTGCGCGCCACGCCGGACGCCGCCACCGTGCGCCTGGGCGACGTGGCGCGCGTGGAGCTGGGGAAGGACACCTACGCCTTCTCGCTCGCGCTCAACGGCACGCAGACGGCCGGGCTGGCGGTATCGCTCACCAGCGGCGCGAACGCGCTCGCCACCGCAACGGCGGTGCGCCACCGCATGGCGCAGCTGGAAACCACGTTCCCGCCCGACATCCAGTGGACCACGCCGTTCGACACCACGCCCTTCATCACCGAATCGGTGAACAGCGTGTTCGTCACGATGGTGCAGTCGATGGTGCTGGTGTCCATCGTCGTGCTGCTGTTCCTGCAGAGCTGGCGCACGATGTTCCTGCCGACGCTGGTCGTGCCGATCTCGCTGATCGGCGCGTGCGTGGGCCTGATGATGTTCGGCGTGTCGATCAACCTGCTGTCGCTGTTCGCGATGGTGGTGGCCATCGGCATCCTCAACGACGACGCGATCGTCATCGTCGAGAACGTCCAGCGCATCATGGTCGAGGACAACCTCGAAGCGAGGGAAGCCACCGCCAAGGCGATGGAGCAGCTGACCGGCGCGATCGTCGCGACCACGCTGGTGCTGCTGGCGGTGTTCATCCCGATGGGGTTTTTCCCGGGTTCCACCGGCGGCATCTACCGGCAGTTCGCGGTGACGTTGAGCGTGTCGCTGGTGGTGTCGACGATCCTCTCGCTGACGCTCGCGCCGGCGATCTGCGGCGCGATGCTCAGGCGTCCCGACGACGCACCCAAGCGCCGGCACCTCGGCCACCGGCTGTTCGACGCGGTGAACCACGGCCTGGAACGCAGCAGCGCCGCGTACGGGCGGGTGGTCGGGAAGATGCTGGCGCGCCCGGTGCCGTGGATCGCCGGCTTCGTGCTGGCGGTCGTCGCGACCGGCCTGCTGTACGCGCGATTGCCCGGCGGCTTCCTGCCGACGGAAGACCAGGGCTACCTGTTCGTCGCCTACAACGGCGCCCCGGGTTCGACGATGCAGCGCACGCAGCAGGCGATCGACCAGGCCGAGCGCGTGATGAAGGCGCAACCGGAAGTGCGCAACGTCGTGTCGGTCATCGGCTTCAGCTTCTTCGGGCAGGGACAGGGCGTGGGCATGTCCTTCGTCGACCTGCACCCGTGGGCCGAACGCGGCGGCGCGCAGCACAGGGCGATGGCGCTGGCGCAGCGGCTGAACGTGGCGATGGCGTCGATCCCGCAGGCGCAGGTGTTCGCGCTCAATCCGCCGCCCATCCAGGCGCTGGGCAACGCGTCGGGCTTCAGCATGGCGATCGAGGATCGCGGCGGCGCCGGCAGCCAGGCGGTGCAGGCCGGCGCGATGGCGATCGTGATGCAAGCAGCGGGCAATCCGCGCCTGGCGGGCGTGCGGCCGGAAAGCATGCCGCTCGCGCCGCAGCTGCAGGTGGAGATCGACCGCACGAAGGCGCGCTCGCTCGGCCTGCAGTTGTCGCAGGTGAACCAGGCGCTGGCGATCATGTTCGGCTCGGCGTATGTCAACGATTTCGTGCACCAGGGCAGCGTGTCGCGCGTGTTCCTGCAGGCGCAGGCCGACCAGCGCATGCGACCGGAAGACATCGCGAGCCTGCGGCTGGTCAACGCGCAGGGCGGCTCGGTGCCGGTGTCGGCCTTCACGCGTACGCGCTGGACGACGGGCGCGCAGCAGATCGATCGCTACAACGGTTTCCTGTCGGCGACGGTGTCGGGCCAGGCCGCGCCGGGCGTGTCCAGCGGCACCGCGCTGCGCGAGATGGAAGGCATCGCCGCTCGCGCGTTGCCCTCGGGCATGGGCTTCGAGTGGACCGGCACCGCGCGCGAGGAAAAGGAAGCCGGCAGCCAGGTCGCGATGCTGCTCGGGCTGTCGTTCCTGGTCGCCTTCCTGCTGCTTGCGGCGCTGTACGAGAGCTGGTCGACGCCGGTCGCGGTGATGCTCGTCGTGCCGCTGGGCGTGCTCGGCGCCGTGCTGTTCACGATGGTGCGCGGGATGTCGGCGGACGTGTACTTCAACGTCGGCCTGATCACGATCATTGGCCTGGCGGCGAAGAACGCGATCCTGATCGTGCAGTTCGCGCTGGACGAGGAAGCGCGCGGCGTCGACCTGCTCACGGCCGTGCAGCAGGCGGCGGCGCAGCGGTTGCGCCCGATCCTGATGACGAGCCTCACCTTCCTCGTCGGCATGCTGCCGCTGGTGTTCGCGACCGGCGCCGGCGCGGCGAGCCGGCAGGCGGTCGGCACCGGCGTGCTGGGCAGCATGTTCACCGCCACGGCGCTCGGCATCTTCTACACGCCGCTGTTCTACTTTCTGATCCGCCGGTGGCTGCAGCGGCGACGCGACGCGGCGGTGCCGAAGGCGGCACGCGACGCAGGAGTCGGCGCGGGTGGTTAG
- a CDS encoding efflux RND transporter periplasmic adaptor subunit: MRRAGVNVSASPRVAIPALALALIAGGCRGDGDEPARQGPAAVVQTEVVRGTAVPNVVELPGRIEAVRSAQVRARVDGIVERQVYREGTDVAAGAVLFQIDPRDLRARLQQARASLASAKVARAHAATMSNRLSMLVGRRAVSVQENESAEAALRQAEAGLLEAQAAVERAQLQLGYATVRAPIAGRAGRAQVSEGALVSAGAATLMTQVDQLDPVFATFNPSSSALASLLERVEGGDSAASKRMSVALIMENGERFPHEGVVDFTEKAVDPVTGSRTLRARFDNPQRVLLPGQFIRGIVTAGTIPDGVSVPERAVAIGADEASVMTVNDEGVVARQPVTLAGQAQGRWIVASGLKPGERVVIDGWHKVQPGQHVAVAPADAKAKAAAP; this comes from the coding sequence TTGCGGCGCGCGGGTGTCAACGTTTCTGCATCGCCGCGCGTCGCGATTCCCGCACTCGCGCTGGCGCTGATCGCCGGCGGCTGCCGTGGCGACGGCGATGAACCCGCGCGGCAGGGACCGGCCGCCGTCGTGCAGACCGAAGTCGTGCGCGGCACCGCCGTGCCGAACGTGGTGGAGCTGCCGGGTCGCATCGAAGCCGTGCGATCGGCGCAGGTGCGAGCGCGCGTGGACGGCATCGTCGAGCGCCAGGTCTACCGGGAAGGCACCGACGTCGCCGCCGGCGCCGTGCTGTTCCAGATCGACCCGCGCGACCTGCGTGCGCGACTGCAGCAGGCGCGCGCTTCGCTGGCGTCGGCGAAGGTGGCGCGCGCGCATGCGGCCACGATGTCGAACCGGCTGTCGATGCTCGTCGGCCGACGCGCCGTGAGCGTGCAGGAGAACGAAAGCGCCGAGGCCGCGTTGCGCCAGGCCGAAGCGGGGCTGCTCGAGGCGCAGGCCGCGGTGGAACGCGCCCAGCTGCAACTGGGTTACGCCACCGTGCGTGCGCCGATCGCGGGCCGCGCCGGGCGCGCGCAGGTCAGCGAAGGCGCGCTGGTCAGCGCCGGTGCGGCGACGCTGATGACGCAGGTGGACCAGCTCGATCCGGTGTTCGCGACGTTCAACCCGTCCAGCAGCGCGCTCGCCAGCCTGCTCGAACGCGTCGAAGGCGGCGACAGCGCCGCAAGCAAGCGCATGAGCGTGGCGCTGATCATGGAGAACGGCGAGCGTTTCCCGCACGAGGGCGTCGTCGACTTCACCGAGAAGGCCGTCGATCCGGTCACCGGCAGCCGCACCTTGCGCGCGCGGTTCGACAATCCGCAGCGCGTGCTGCTGCCCGGCCAGTTCATCCGCGGCATCGTCACCGCCGGCACGATTCCCGACGGCGTCAGCGTGCCCGAGCGCGCCGTCGCCATCGGCGCGGACGAAGCGAGCGTGATGACCGTCAACGACGAAGGCGTGGTCGCGCGCCAGCCGGTGACGCTGGCGGGGCAGGCGCAAGGGCGCTGGATCGTGGCCTCGGGGCTCAAGCCCGGCGAGCGCGTGGTCATCGACGGCTGGCACAAGGTGCAACCCGGCCAGCACGTCGCGGTGGCGCCGGCGGATGCGAAGGCCAAAGCAGCCGCTCCATGA